The following coding sequences lie in one Drosophila bipectinata strain 14024-0381.07 chromosome XR, DbipHiC1v2, whole genome shotgun sequence genomic window:
- the LOC108123856 gene encoding ral GTPase-activating protein subunit beta isoform X13, translating to MYSEWASLSAQITANSCGAQCFSVLNKFPASAGREVVVSVVKQLGTNLGITQNAEPSHLVKDEEVKWCMDVICFGLSLPLQEHETIKDCVNVYCEWLTALHPQPRISVPKPICEDANLYARQIINHFHNLFVPRQGESADTIKRQAVLCHRVLRTLQQTAQISQVMDRQTWETLLLFLLAINEILLAPPTVKDDVGDQLCERVLSVLFEVWLLACVRSFPSPSMWKTLQESCAMWRHRVALVDQWNRVNLALTARLLEFCYGPAFPQLKNADEDGQLIPAGMSNDCVAQTWYRFLRMIGNPTALCSPHIISKSSHFVQWALTHEKGAETHQHPCLQQLPQIFLNAMKGISSQVDAFLGLSKTSLIGLTGGGARNAISSSTTTIATSGSTSAAAVPASAASSIAAVSSSASATAVSAAGGAAGAGAGIPTGSVSVPGSGGGSAPAPAPTTPTSTSGPPSASSSITSLPLTSMGAGTELAVARPKCNSILHVFHEWLFEAAHIGGDTWRQNRKKQACEASKRPSSMIMEHRKGSISLSQPNSLNDPQSLPPTLTIDKYESGRAEAIGTLCKIFCAKKTGEEILPVYLARFYMALQQCLKITESRECDETLASILLHSSDLFRLDLDGINVLLPGFIAALEIVLPDKDLKLKTQSLTFNRTELRRSAINILLSIMVLPLHYQSLPIRDLTSETSEKIITFIQLKSRLMNILMNALQVETDAQNTHMLLGGLLLCVQDAVTFEETELGGGNASTAHLSHNSSGGAVQHHEANLLSSDNAHALFVRATYLVCHRLISSWKTDLNVSLAALELLSGLARLHIRETDALECKRAVKWICDYICYQCSRPPPAHSKDLHSTIVAAFQCTAAWLMQHPYLLQDKDCLQTVLEVVELGISGTKSQTKGGDIPKFKDEKELKPASMRVRDAAENLLTIILEQVGYFPSECGPESISSLLDEVALMKHCNSMAPATSSSEQAIAKFKYFVTENSTILALLEEPLGNDQDPQPTVTLLIRGPFGRHAWTMQLRHLPRSKSGIKYHAINPGRPIPMNDISQRPECEQKNFPDGVDKVQPCVADYSIPTIEQMREQYGAGTIRDLEAMMENQSIHEKLAWAEADTSADSLSHAQECVPPAVCHEFHAARLFLSHFGFLGFETRNPHNPAESLGTPPQRPLIVLDTKSTAFAADLDRLDKLSARTHDTVYVFYVKSGQTSAQQIIGNLTEEQQSPGLDPHFATMLQTLGWPVQVADHSGWTGFAHNSWSLKGTPEEQLRTGSVSNDPLNFNGSQKVLYWADVCSEIAFVVPTAWNLRHNSDSSDGGSISSADQVSGTSNVWTRGDGDTGLAKTKSRNLSLELSAGKEPVPPTRRKGNVTKPTLLAQAPAKIFLVWLESYEDYLNFPLEDLLAYTRTGEELHTLQLPRAADCHVIFVHSLLSGLLRVKLQGPPGRMSFATPLVDGMVLSRRVVGNLVRQTALNISRRRRLDNDNYQPPHVRRRLKVQDIVQKYKMDLSEAELLAHLFQRAI from the exons ATGTACTCGGAGTGGGCCTCGTTGTCGGCCCAAATCACGGCCAATAGCTGTGGGGCCCAGTGCTTCAGTGTTCTGAACAAGTTCCCCGCCTCCGCAGGACGCGAAGTGGTCGTGTCCGTGGTGAAGCAACTCGGCACCAACCTAGGCATCACCCAGAACGCCGAGCCCAGCCACCTGGTCAAAGATGAAGAA GTCAAGTGGTGCATGGACGTCATCTGCTTTGGCCTGTCCCTGCCCCTGCAGGAGCACGAGACCATCAAGGACTGCGTGAACGTTTACTGCGAGTGGCTGACTGCCCTGCACCCCCAGCCGCGGATCAGCGTCCCGAAGCCCATTTGTGAGGACGCCAATCTGTATGCTCGGCAGATCATCAATCATTTCCACAACCTCTTCGTGCCCCGGCAGGGCGAGA GTGCCGACACCATCAAGCGCCAGGCTGTGCTATGCCATCGGGTGCTCAGAACGCTGCAGCAAACGGCTCAAATATCGCAGGTGATGGACCGCCAGACGTGGGAGACCCTGCTCCTCTTCCTGCTGGCCATCAACGAGATATTGCTGGCCCCGCCCACCGTCAAGGACGACGTGGGCGACCAGCTGTGCGAGCGGGTGCTGTCCGTTCTGTTCGAGGTGTGGCTGCTGGCCTGCGTTCGCAGCTTTCCCTCGCCCTCGATGTGGAAGACCCTGCAGGAGTCGTGCGCCATGTGGCGGCATCGAGTGGCCCTGGTTGATCAGTGGAACCGCGTGAATCTCGCCCTTACGGCCCGCCTGCTGGAGTTCTGCTACGGCCCAGCCTTTCCCCAACTCAAAAATG CCGACGAAGACGGCCAGCTCATCCCAGCGGGCATGTCCAATGACTGCGTGGCCCAGACCTGGTACCGCTTCCTGCGCATGATCGGCAATCCCACGGCGCTCTGTTCGCCGCACATCATCAGCAAGTCTTCACACTTTGTCCAGTGGGCGCTGACCCACGAGAAGGGCGCCGAGACGCATCAGCATCCCTGCCTGCAGCAGCTGCCCCAGATCTTTCTCAACGCCATGAAGGGGATATCCAGCCAAGTGGACGCATTTCTGG GCTTGAGCAAGACCTCGCTTATCGGCCTCACGGGCGGCGGTGCACGCAACGcgatcagcagcagcaccaccaccattgCCACCTCCGGCTCCACCTCTGCCGCCGCCGTTCCCGCCTCCGCCGCCAGCTCCATCGCTGCCGTCTCCAGCTCCGCCTCCGCCACCGCCGTCTCCGCTGCTGGTGGAGCCGCAGGCGCAGGAGCGGGCATCCCTACCGGCTCGGTCAGCGTTCCTGGCTCGGGCGGCGGGTCAGCTCCTGCTCCGGCGCCCACAACTCCCACGTCGACGTCGGGTCCGCCATcggccagcagcagcatcaccT CGCTGCCGCTGACTTCAATGGGAGCGGGAACCGAGCTCGCCGTGGCCAGGCCCAAGTGCAACAGCATTCTCCACGTATTCCACGAGTGGCTCTTCGAGGCGGCGCACATTGGCGGCGACACTTGGCGGCAGAACCGGAAGA AACAGGCCTGCGAGGCCAGTAAGCGACCCTCGTCCATGATCATGGAGCACCGCAAGGGATCCATTTCGCTCTCGCAGCCCAACTCCCTGAACGATCCGCAGTCCCTGCCCCCCACCCTGACCATCGACAAGTACGAGTCGGGGCGGGCCGAGGCCATCGGGACGCTGTGCAAGATCTTTTGCGCCAAGAAGACCGGCGAGGAGATCCTGCCCGTGTACCTGGCCCGATTCTACATGGCCCTGCAGCAGTGCCTGAAGATCACCGAGTCGCGGGAGTGCGACGAGACCCTGGCCAGCATCCTGCTGCACTCCAGCGACCTCTTCCGGCTGGACCTGGACGGCATCAATGTCCTGCTGCCCGGGTTCATAGCCGCCCTCGAGATCGTGCTGCCCGACAAGGACCTGAAGCTGAAGACGCAGTCGCTGACCTTCAATCGCACCGAGCTGCGGAGATCCGCCATCAACATACTCCTCTCCATCATGGTCCTGCCCCTGCACTACCAGAGCCTGCCCATCAGGGACCTGACCAGCGAAACCAGCGAGAA GATAATCacgttcatccagctgaaaTCGCGGCTCATGAACATCCTGATGAATGCCCTCCAAGTGGAAACGGATGCCCAGAACACGCACATGCTCTTGGGAGGCCTCCTGCTCTGTGTCCAGGACGCGGTTACCTTCGAGGAGACGGAGCTCGGTGGAGGTAACGCCTCCACGGCGCACCTCTCGCACAACTCCAGCGGGGGGGCCGTGCAGCACCACGAGGCCAACTTGCTGAGCTCAG ACAACGCCCACGCCCTGTTTGTGCGGGCCACCTACTTGGTGTGCCACCGCCTGATATCCTCGTGGAAGACCGACCTGAACGTGTCCCTGGCGGCCTTGGAGCTGCTCTCCGGGCTGGCCAGACTGCATATCCGGGAGACAG ACGCTCTAGAGTGCAAGCGGGCCGTTAAGTGGATCTGCGACTACATCTGCTACCAGTGCTCCCGGCCGCCACCGGCCCACAGCAAGGACCTGCACAGCACCATTGTGGCCGCGTTCCAGTGCACCGCCGCCTGGCTGATGCAGCACCCCTACCTGCTCCAGGACAAGGACTGCCTGCAGACGGTCCTGGAGGTGGTGGAACTTGGCATATCCGGCACCAAAAGCCAGACCAAGGGCGGCGACATACCCAAGTTCAAGGACGAGAAGGAGCTGAAGCCGGCCTCGATGCGGGTAAGAGACGCGGCCGAGAACCTGCTGACCATCATCCTCGAGCAGGTCGGCTACTTCCCCAGCGAGTGCGGCCCCGAATCGATATCCTCGCTCCTGGACGAGGTGGCCCTCATGAAGCACTGCAACTCCATGGCCCCGGCCACGTCCAGCAGCGAACAGGCCATCGCCAAGTTCAAGTACTTTGTCACGGAGAACTCCACGATCCTGGCTCTCCTGGAGGAGCCGCTCGGCAACGACCAGGACCCCCAGCCCACAGTGACTT TACTCATCCGAGGCCCGTTCGGACGACATGCCTGGACCATGCAACTGCGGCACCTGCCGCGCAGCAAGTCCGGCATCAAGTACCACGCCATCAACCCCGGCAGACCCATCCCGATGAACGACATTAGCCAGCGGCCGGAGTGCGAGCAGAAGAACTTCCCCGATGGCGTCGACAAGGTGCAGCCCTGTGTGGCGGACTACTCCATACCCACCATCGAGCAGATGCGCGAGCAGTATGGAGCAGGGACGATCCGGGACCTGGAGGCCATGATGGAGAACCAGAGCATCCACGAGAAGCTGGCCTGGGCGGAGGCGGACACGAGCGCCGACAGCCTGTCACATGCCCAGGAGTGTGTCCCGCCGGCTGTGTGCCACGAGTTCCATGCGGCGCGCCTCTTCCTCTCGCACTTTGGCTTTCTCGGCTTCGAGACCCGGAATCCCCACAATCCGGCCGAGTCGCTGGGTACTCCGCCGCAGAGGCCGCTCATCGTGCTGGACACCAAGTCGACGGCCTTTGCCGCGGACCTGGACAGACTGGACAAGCTGAGCGCCAGGACCCACGACACCGTCTACGTCTTCTACGTAAAG TCGGGACAAACGAGTGCACAGCAGATCATCGGGAACCTCACCGAGGAGCAGCAGTCGCCAGGTCTGGATCCACACTTTGCCACAATGCTGCAGACTCTAGGATGGCCGGTTCAGGTGGCGGATCACTCGGGCTGGACGGGATTCGCCCACAACTCCTGGTCCCTCAAGGGCACGCCCGAGGAGCAACTGCGAACAGGATCAGTCTCCAACGATCCCCTGAACTTTAATGGCTCCCAAAAGGTGCTCTACTGGGCAGACGTTTGCTCAGAGATTGCTTTCGTGGTGCCCACGGCTTGGAATTTGCGGCACAACAGCGACTCTAGTGACGGAGGAAGCATCTCCAGTGCCGATCAGGTCAGCGGCACCAGCAACGTGTGGACCCGCGGCGACGGCGATACCGGCCTGGCCAAGACCAAGTCTAGGAATCTCAGCCTGGAGCTGAGCGCGGGCAAGGAGCCAGTACCGCCGACGCGGCGGAAGGGCAACGTGACGAAGCCGACGCTGCTGGCTCAGGCCCCGGCCAAGATCTTCCTGGTGTGGCTGGAGAGCTACGAGGACTACCTGAACTTCCCGCTGGAGGACCTGCTTGCCTACACGCGCACAGGCGAGGAGCTGCACACGCTGCAATTGCCTCGGGCGGCTGACTGCCACGTGATCTTCGTCCATTCGCTGCTGTCCGGATTGCTGCGGGTGAAGCTGCAGGGTCCGCCGGGCAGGATGAGCTTTGCAACGCCGCTGGTAGACGGCATGGTGCTGAGCCGGCGAGTGGTGGGCAACCTGGTGCGACAGACGGCATTGAACATATCTCGACGACGGCGACTGGACAACGACAA TTACCAACCACCGCATGTGCGACGGCGCCTCAAGGTCCAGGACATCgtccaaaaatacaaaatggaCCTCAGCGAGGCCGAGTTACTGGCCCATCTGTTCCAGCGTGCAATCTAG
- the LOC108123856 gene encoding ral GTPase-activating protein subunit beta isoform X12, whose translation MYSEWASLSAQITANSCGAQCFSVLNKFPASAGREVVVSVVKQLGTNLGITQNAEPSHLVKDEEVKWCMDVICFGLSLPLQEHETIKDCVNVYCEWLTALHPQPRISVPKPICEDANLYARQIINHFHNLFVPRQGESADTIKRQAVLCHRVLRTLQQTAQISQVMDRQTWETLLLFLLAINEILLAPPTVKDDVGDQLCERVLSVLFEVWLLACVRSFPSPSMWKTLQESCAMWRHRVALVDQWNRVNLALTARLLEFCYGPAFPQLKNADEDGQLIPAGMSNDCVAQTWYRFLRMIGNPTALCSPHIISKSSHFVQWALTHEKGAETHQHPCLQQLPQIFLNAMKGISSQVDAFLGLSKTSLIGLTGGGARNAISSSTTTIATSGSTSAAAVPASAASSIAAVSSSASATAVSAAGGAAGAGAGIPTGSVSVPGSGGGSAPAPAPTTPTSTSGPPSASSSITSLPLTSMGAGTELAVARPKCNSILHVFHEWLFEAAHIGGDTWRQNRKKQACEASKRPSSMIMEHRKGSISLSQPNSLNDPQSLPPTLTIDKYESGRAEAIGTLCKIFCAKKTGEEILPVYLARFYMALQQCLKITESRECDETLASILLHSSDLFRLDLDGINVLLPGFIAALEIVLPDKDLKLKTQSLTFNRTELRRSAINILLSIMVLPLHYQSLPIRDLTSETSEKIITFIQLKSRLMNILMNALQVETDAQNTHMLLGGLLLCVQDAVTFEETELGGGNASTAHLSHNSSGGAVQHHEANLLSSACSERSASLVSAGTASLGGQTTATMGAGSGSIRDTASGHDYPSLTISDDMSFEFGQELEGVLPYDNAHALFVRATYLVCHRLISSWKTDLNVSLAALELLSGLARLHIRETDALECKRAVKWICDYICYQCSRPPPAHSKDLHSTIVAAFQCTAAWLMQHPYLLQDKDCLQTVLEVVELGISGTKSQTKGGDIPKFKDEKELKPASMRVRDAAENLLTIILEQVGYFPSECGPESISSLLDEVALMKHCNSMAPATSSSEQAIAKFKYFVTENSTILALLEEPLGNDQDPQPTVTLLIRGPFGRHAWTMQLRHLPRSKSGIKYHAINPGRPIPMNDISQRPECEQKNFPDGVDKVQPCVADYSIPTIEQMREQYGAGTIRDLEAMMENQSIHEKLAWAEADTSADSLSHAQECVPPAVCHEFHAARLFLSHFGFLGFETRNPHNPAESLGTPPQRPLIVLDTKSTAFAADLDRLDKLSARTHDTVYVFYVKSGQTSAQQIIGNLTEEQQSPGLDPHFATMLQTLGWPVQVADHSGWTGFAHNSWSLKGTPEEQLRTGSVSNDPLNFNGSQKVLYWADVCSEIAFVVPTAWNLRHNSDSSDGGSISSADQVSGTSNVWTRGDGDTGLAKTKSRNLSLELSAGKEPVPPTRRKGNVTKPTLLAQAPAKIFLVWLESYEDYLNFPLEDLLAYTRTGEELHTLQLPRAADCHVIFVHSLLSGLLRVKLQGPPGRMSFATPLVDGMVLSRRVVGNLVRQTALNISRRRRLDNDNYQPPHVRRRLKVQDIVQKYKMDLSEAELLAHLFQRAI comes from the exons ATGTACTCGGAGTGGGCCTCGTTGTCGGCCCAAATCACGGCCAATAGCTGTGGGGCCCAGTGCTTCAGTGTTCTGAACAAGTTCCCCGCCTCCGCAGGACGCGAAGTGGTCGTGTCCGTGGTGAAGCAACTCGGCACCAACCTAGGCATCACCCAGAACGCCGAGCCCAGCCACCTGGTCAAAGATGAAGAA GTCAAGTGGTGCATGGACGTCATCTGCTTTGGCCTGTCCCTGCCCCTGCAGGAGCACGAGACCATCAAGGACTGCGTGAACGTTTACTGCGAGTGGCTGACTGCCCTGCACCCCCAGCCGCGGATCAGCGTCCCGAAGCCCATTTGTGAGGACGCCAATCTGTATGCTCGGCAGATCATCAATCATTTCCACAACCTCTTCGTGCCCCGGCAGGGCGAGA GTGCCGACACCATCAAGCGCCAGGCTGTGCTATGCCATCGGGTGCTCAGAACGCTGCAGCAAACGGCTCAAATATCGCAGGTGATGGACCGCCAGACGTGGGAGACCCTGCTCCTCTTCCTGCTGGCCATCAACGAGATATTGCTGGCCCCGCCCACCGTCAAGGACGACGTGGGCGACCAGCTGTGCGAGCGGGTGCTGTCCGTTCTGTTCGAGGTGTGGCTGCTGGCCTGCGTTCGCAGCTTTCCCTCGCCCTCGATGTGGAAGACCCTGCAGGAGTCGTGCGCCATGTGGCGGCATCGAGTGGCCCTGGTTGATCAGTGGAACCGCGTGAATCTCGCCCTTACGGCCCGCCTGCTGGAGTTCTGCTACGGCCCAGCCTTTCCCCAACTCAAAAATG CCGACGAAGACGGCCAGCTCATCCCAGCGGGCATGTCCAATGACTGCGTGGCCCAGACCTGGTACCGCTTCCTGCGCATGATCGGCAATCCCACGGCGCTCTGTTCGCCGCACATCATCAGCAAGTCTTCACACTTTGTCCAGTGGGCGCTGACCCACGAGAAGGGCGCCGAGACGCATCAGCATCCCTGCCTGCAGCAGCTGCCCCAGATCTTTCTCAACGCCATGAAGGGGATATCCAGCCAAGTGGACGCATTTCTGG GCTTGAGCAAGACCTCGCTTATCGGCCTCACGGGCGGCGGTGCACGCAACGcgatcagcagcagcaccaccaccattgCCACCTCCGGCTCCACCTCTGCCGCCGCCGTTCCCGCCTCCGCCGCCAGCTCCATCGCTGCCGTCTCCAGCTCCGCCTCCGCCACCGCCGTCTCCGCTGCTGGTGGAGCCGCAGGCGCAGGAGCGGGCATCCCTACCGGCTCGGTCAGCGTTCCTGGCTCGGGCGGCGGGTCAGCTCCTGCTCCGGCGCCCACAACTCCCACGTCGACGTCGGGTCCGCCATcggccagcagcagcatcaccT CGCTGCCGCTGACTTCAATGGGAGCGGGAACCGAGCTCGCCGTGGCCAGGCCCAAGTGCAACAGCATTCTCCACGTATTCCACGAGTGGCTCTTCGAGGCGGCGCACATTGGCGGCGACACTTGGCGGCAGAACCGGAAGA AACAGGCCTGCGAGGCCAGTAAGCGACCCTCGTCCATGATCATGGAGCACCGCAAGGGATCCATTTCGCTCTCGCAGCCCAACTCCCTGAACGATCCGCAGTCCCTGCCCCCCACCCTGACCATCGACAAGTACGAGTCGGGGCGGGCCGAGGCCATCGGGACGCTGTGCAAGATCTTTTGCGCCAAGAAGACCGGCGAGGAGATCCTGCCCGTGTACCTGGCCCGATTCTACATGGCCCTGCAGCAGTGCCTGAAGATCACCGAGTCGCGGGAGTGCGACGAGACCCTGGCCAGCATCCTGCTGCACTCCAGCGACCTCTTCCGGCTGGACCTGGACGGCATCAATGTCCTGCTGCCCGGGTTCATAGCCGCCCTCGAGATCGTGCTGCCCGACAAGGACCTGAAGCTGAAGACGCAGTCGCTGACCTTCAATCGCACCGAGCTGCGGAGATCCGCCATCAACATACTCCTCTCCATCATGGTCCTGCCCCTGCACTACCAGAGCCTGCCCATCAGGGACCTGACCAGCGAAACCAGCGAGAA GATAATCacgttcatccagctgaaaTCGCGGCTCATGAACATCCTGATGAATGCCCTCCAAGTGGAAACGGATGCCCAGAACACGCACATGCTCTTGGGAGGCCTCCTGCTCTGTGTCCAGGACGCGGTTACCTTCGAGGAGACGGAGCTCGGTGGAGGTAACGCCTCCACGGCGCACCTCTCGCACAACTCCAGCGGGGGGGCCGTGCAGCACCACGAGGCCAACTTGCTGAGCTCAG CCTGCTCGGAGCGTTCCgcttcgctggtcagcgccgGCACCGCCAGCTTGGGCGGCCAGACGACGGCCACCATGGGGGCGGGATCGGGCTCCATACGGGACACCGCCTCCGGCCACGACTACCCCAGCCTGACCATATCCGATGACATGTCATTCGAGTTCGGTCAGGAGCTGGAGGGAGTGCTTCCATATG ACAACGCCCACGCCCTGTTTGTGCGGGCCACCTACTTGGTGTGCCACCGCCTGATATCCTCGTGGAAGACCGACCTGAACGTGTCCCTGGCGGCCTTGGAGCTGCTCTCCGGGCTGGCCAGACTGCATATCCGGGAGACAG ACGCTCTAGAGTGCAAGCGGGCCGTTAAGTGGATCTGCGACTACATCTGCTACCAGTGCTCCCGGCCGCCACCGGCCCACAGCAAGGACCTGCACAGCACCATTGTGGCCGCGTTCCAGTGCACCGCCGCCTGGCTGATGCAGCACCCCTACCTGCTCCAGGACAAGGACTGCCTGCAGACGGTCCTGGAGGTGGTGGAACTTGGCATATCCGGCACCAAAAGCCAGACCAAGGGCGGCGACATACCCAAGTTCAAGGACGAGAAGGAGCTGAAGCCGGCCTCGATGCGGGTAAGAGACGCGGCCGAGAACCTGCTGACCATCATCCTCGAGCAGGTCGGCTACTTCCCCAGCGAGTGCGGCCCCGAATCGATATCCTCGCTCCTGGACGAGGTGGCCCTCATGAAGCACTGCAACTCCATGGCCCCGGCCACGTCCAGCAGCGAACAGGCCATCGCCAAGTTCAAGTACTTTGTCACGGAGAACTCCACGATCCTGGCTCTCCTGGAGGAGCCGCTCGGCAACGACCAGGACCCCCAGCCCACAGTGACTT TACTCATCCGAGGCCCGTTCGGACGACATGCCTGGACCATGCAACTGCGGCACCTGCCGCGCAGCAAGTCCGGCATCAAGTACCACGCCATCAACCCCGGCAGACCCATCCCGATGAACGACATTAGCCAGCGGCCGGAGTGCGAGCAGAAGAACTTCCCCGATGGCGTCGACAAGGTGCAGCCCTGTGTGGCGGACTACTCCATACCCACCATCGAGCAGATGCGCGAGCAGTATGGAGCAGGGACGATCCGGGACCTGGAGGCCATGATGGAGAACCAGAGCATCCACGAGAAGCTGGCCTGGGCGGAGGCGGACACGAGCGCCGACAGCCTGTCACATGCCCAGGAGTGTGTCCCGCCGGCTGTGTGCCACGAGTTCCATGCGGCGCGCCTCTTCCTCTCGCACTTTGGCTTTCTCGGCTTCGAGACCCGGAATCCCCACAATCCGGCCGAGTCGCTGGGTACTCCGCCGCAGAGGCCGCTCATCGTGCTGGACACCAAGTCGACGGCCTTTGCCGCGGACCTGGACAGACTGGACAAGCTGAGCGCCAGGACCCACGACACCGTCTACGTCTTCTACGTAAAG TCGGGACAAACGAGTGCACAGCAGATCATCGGGAACCTCACCGAGGAGCAGCAGTCGCCAGGTCTGGATCCACACTTTGCCACAATGCTGCAGACTCTAGGATGGCCGGTTCAGGTGGCGGATCACTCGGGCTGGACGGGATTCGCCCACAACTCCTGGTCCCTCAAGGGCACGCCCGAGGAGCAACTGCGAACAGGATCAGTCTCCAACGATCCCCTGAACTTTAATGGCTCCCAAAAGGTGCTCTACTGGGCAGACGTTTGCTCAGAGATTGCTTTCGTGGTGCCCACGGCTTGGAATTTGCGGCACAACAGCGACTCTAGTGACGGAGGAAGCATCTCCAGTGCCGATCAGGTCAGCGGCACCAGCAACGTGTGGACCCGCGGCGACGGCGATACCGGCCTGGCCAAGACCAAGTCTAGGAATCTCAGCCTGGAGCTGAGCGCGGGCAAGGAGCCAGTACCGCCGACGCGGCGGAAGGGCAACGTGACGAAGCCGACGCTGCTGGCTCAGGCCCCGGCCAAGATCTTCCTGGTGTGGCTGGAGAGCTACGAGGACTACCTGAACTTCCCGCTGGAGGACCTGCTTGCCTACACGCGCACAGGCGAGGAGCTGCACACGCTGCAATTGCCTCGGGCGGCTGACTGCCACGTGATCTTCGTCCATTCGCTGCTGTCCGGATTGCTGCGGGTGAAGCTGCAGGGTCCGCCGGGCAGGATGAGCTTTGCAACGCCGCTGGTAGACGGCATGGTGCTGAGCCGGCGAGTGGTGGGCAACCTGGTGCGACAGACGGCATTGAACATATCTCGACGACGGCGACTGGACAACGACAA TTACCAACCACCGCATGTGCGACGGCGCCTCAAGGTCCAGGACATCgtccaaaaatacaaaatggaCCTCAGCGAGGCCGAGTTACTGGCCCATCTGTTCCAGCGTGCAATCTAG